CGCTTAAATCTGCCTGGACAATATGCCCTTTGCGTCCCGCTGCTTCGACCTTTGCCAACGTTTCTTTAGCACCATCGGGGTGGGAGCGGTAATCGATGACAATATCTGCACCTGCTTGCGCCAGGTAAGCAGCGATCGCCTGCCCAATTCCCTGACTGCTGCCAGTGACTAACGCAACTTTTCGTTGTAAGTTTATCATGTCCTTATACATCAATTATGACTTGTTCAGGTCGTTTGCTGTGACGCAGCGCGGCGATTGTCGCTGCATAATCCTTAGCATTGAAGATTGCCGATCCCGCTACAATTGCATTTGCTCCTGCTTCCAACACCTGCCATGCATTGTCTGGCTTGACTCCACCATCGACTTCAATCCACGGATCCAGCCCACGTTCATCGCACATCTGACGTAAGCGACGAATCTTTGGCAACATGGTTGAAATAAAGTGTTGACCACCAAAGCCGGGATTCACCGTCATAATTAAAACGACATCACACAGATCTAGTACCCACTCAATCGCTTCCAAAGGATTACCAGGATTGAGCACAACCCCCGCTTGCTTACCCAGTTCCTTAATTTGGGATAGTGTTCGGTGTAGATGAATCGTTGCTCCTGCTTGAACCAAAATATGATCGGCACCTGCTTTAGCAAAGTTGGTGAT
This portion of the Brasilonema sennae CENA114 genome encodes:
- the rpe gene encoding ribulose-phosphate 3-epimerase, producing the protein MSQSSKLITIAASILSADFSRLGEEVQSVDVAGADWIHVDVMDGRYVPNITIGPLIVEAIRPMTVKPLNVHLMIVEPERYITNFAKAGADHILVQAGATIHLHRTLSQIKELGKQAGVVLNPGNPLEAIEWVLDLCDVVLIMTVNPGFGGQHFISTMLPKIRRLRQMCDERGLDPWIEVDGGVKPDNAWQVLEAGANAIVAGSAIFNAKDYAATIAALRHSKRPEQVIIDV